A window of the Mucilaginibacter sp. cycad4 genome harbors these coding sequences:
- a CDS encoding polysaccharide biosynthesis tyrosine autokinase: MDNNFILKEPLPGNKFRNNIKPYLNGWYLFLISMVICLAAAWTYLNYVTPLYKITSTLQIPDDKKGDGILKATAFSDLNMFQETKTVDNEMEVLRSKDLIYSVFKKLNLETSYFDESGFKVKELYGNERPFTVTIKRMGKFAYQKKLYIQPYSQSKFLLKEETKTWTYSYNQMINHNDYSFKVEKGPAHADNETPILIQFKNLTRLAAAYSAGLLQVNPVVKESNTLTLSLVDAVPERGVDILNNIISTYNAENVVKKNVTAVNTILFIDKRLHDLEQDLSYTEGDIENFKQRNGAAEINASTQVNLTKSAEYNQLLEESNTQLGIVNSIEAYLKNSANQYDAVPSTMGLKDPALNTLVSRFNDLQLERNRMLGSANLANPLVQNLSSQIASLRVNIMENLSNIKKGFSISHKLLSQNSAQYDSRIRSVPSLERGLLQRSREQGVKTNLYQYLLQKREETALSLSATIPSSQLIDKPAANPVAEFPKQQLTYLFAIIAGLFIPGIFIFLKDKFSLKIKNQSSLLNIKGIKILGELCHNNEDQNPVVISNGSNTNISELFRYIRSNIGFLNQGTQHKTMLVTSSMKGEGKTFFSINLGLTLAMLNKRVLIMEFDLRKPDLLKNINMEQTKGITDFLIGDTNSPAECIQAYNESDNLFVMGSGSKAINPAELLSDKRLDLLFNWCKTEFDYIVLDTSPVGAVADAFSLAKYAELSIYIVRYNYTNTEQLSILRDIYDNDKLNNLMVVFNDAKKENREAYAYGGYGYASAYGS, translated from the coding sequence ATGGATAACAATTTTATTTTAAAAGAACCTTTGCCAGGCAACAAGTTCAGGAACAACATAAAGCCTTATTTAAATGGCTGGTATTTATTCCTGATAAGCATGGTTATCTGTTTAGCAGCAGCCTGGACATACCTTAACTATGTTACCCCGCTATATAAAATAACAAGTACACTGCAGATCCCCGACGATAAAAAAGGTGATGGCATTTTAAAGGCTACCGCATTCAGCGATCTGAACATGTTTCAGGAAACTAAAACTGTAGATAACGAAATGGAGGTACTGCGATCAAAAGATTTGATTTATAGCGTATTCAAAAAGCTTAACCTGGAAACCTCCTATTTTGACGAAAGCGGCTTTAAAGTAAAAGAACTTTATGGTAATGAACGGCCTTTCACCGTTACTATAAAGAGAATGGGGAAATTTGCATATCAGAAAAAACTATATATTCAGCCGTATTCACAAAGTAAGTTTTTATTAAAAGAAGAAACTAAAACGTGGACCTACAGCTATAACCAAATGATTAATCACAATGATTATTCGTTTAAAGTAGAAAAAGGCCCCGCTCATGCAGATAACGAAACCCCTATACTGATCCAGTTTAAAAACCTTACCAGGCTGGCGGCAGCTTACAGCGCCGGATTATTACAGGTAAACCCTGTAGTTAAAGAATCAAACACCTTAACCTTAAGCCTGGTTGATGCTGTGCCCGAAAGAGGGGTTGATATTCTTAACAACATCATATCTACCTACAACGCCGAAAACGTTGTTAAGAAAAACGTTACAGCTGTAAATACCATCTTATTCATTGATAAACGATTACACGATTTAGAACAAGACCTGTCATACACCGAAGGCGATATTGAAAACTTTAAGCAAAGGAATGGAGCTGCAGAGATCAATGCAAGCACACAGGTAAATCTGACAAAATCTGCAGAATATAATCAGCTGCTTGAAGAGTCAAATACTCAATTGGGTATTGTGAATTCCATTGAAGCATATTTAAAAAACTCGGCTAACCAATATGATGCTGTACCCAGTACCATGGGGTTGAAGGACCCGGCATTAAATACCCTGGTTAGCCGTTTCAACGACCTGCAGTTGGAAAGGAACCGCATGCTGGGCAGTGCAAACCTTGCCAATCCCCTTGTTCAAAACCTGAGCAGCCAGATAGCCAGCCTTCGCGTAAATATCATGGAAAATCTTAGTAATATTAAAAAAGGATTCTCTATCAGCCACAAATTGCTCAGTCAAAATTCTGCCCAGTATGACTCCCGCATCCGCTCTGTTCCCTCGCTTGAACGTGGGCTTTTGCAACGGAGCAGGGAACAGGGGGTAAAAACCAATTTATACCAGTACCTGCTGCAAAAAAGAGAAGAAACAGCGTTGTCTTTATCAGCTACAATCCCGTCGTCGCAATTGATTGATAAACCTGCTGCCAATCCTGTAGCCGAATTTCCCAAACAACAGCTCACCTATTTATTCGCCATTATAGCAGGGTTGTTTATACCGGGGATTTTCATCTTCCTCAAAGATAAATTTAGCCTGAAAATCAAGAATCAGTCAAGCCTGTTGAATATAAAAGGAATAAAGATCCTGGGCGAGTTATGCCATAACAATGAAGATCAAAATCCGGTAGTTATATCTAACGGAAGCAATACCAACATTTCAGAACTGTTCAGGTATATCAGGAGTAATATTGGCTTCCTAAACCAGGGAACGCAGCATAAGACCATGCTTGTTACATCATCTATGAAAGGCGAAGGCAAAACCTTTTTCAGCATCAACCTGGGATTAACCCTTGCCATGCTCAATAAACGGGTATTAATTATGGAGTTTGACCTGCGCAAACCCGATTTACTTAAAAACATCAACATGGAGCAAACCAAAGGCATTACTGATTTTTTAATCGGTGATACCAATTCACCTGCCGAATGTATCCAGGCCTATAATGAATCAGATAACCTGTTTGTGATGGGAAGCGGCAGTAAGGCAATTAACCCTGCCGAGCTATTGTCAGATAAACGGCTTGACCTGCTTTTTAACTGGTGCAAAACCGAGTTTGATTATATCGTGCTTGACACATCGCCTGTTGGCGCTGTTGCCGACGCTTTTAGCCTGGCTAAATACGCCGAGTTGAGCATTTATATTGTACGGTATAATTATACCAACACCGAGCAATTGAGTATCCTGAGAGATATTTACGATAATGATAAATTAAATAACCTTATGGTAGTGTTTAACGATGCGAAAAAAGAAAACCGGGAGGCCTATGCTTATGGTGGCTATGGATACGCATCGGCTTATGGCAGTTGA
- a CDS encoding polysaccharide biosynthesis/export family protein, which translates to MTNTSAGNNNTSGTVVIHQKDILNVTVNSLNPESNLLFNGNKNAGLSNQSTRGGYKVNENGFVNLPLIGDYKIEGQTIEEAQIEIAKKLSVVVKNPVVDIQLLNFKISVIGEVNKPSTFIITDENVNLLEALGMAGDMTVYGRRENVLVIRTENGRRTMNRLNLNKVESMDSPYFNLKQNDIVYVEPDKSKAVEYSQSTRLAPIVVASISALAVLAAVLLRR; encoded by the coding sequence ATGACAAATACAAGTGCTGGAAATAACAATACAAGCGGAACAGTAGTCATTCATCAGAAAGATATTTTAAATGTAACTGTTAACAGCTTAAACCCCGAATCGAACCTGCTGTTTAATGGCAACAAAAATGCAGGCTTAAGCAATCAATCAACCCGTGGCGGATACAAGGTAAATGAAAATGGATTTGTGAATTTACCGCTCATAGGCGACTATAAAATTGAAGGACAAACCATAGAGGAAGCACAGATCGAAATAGCTAAAAAACTATCAGTTGTTGTTAAAAACCCGGTGGTTGACATCCAGCTTCTAAACTTTAAAATAAGTGTGATAGGCGAAGTTAATAAACCATCAACATTTATAATAACCGACGAAAATGTAAACTTACTTGAAGCATTAGGTATGGCCGGGGATATGACAGTTTATGGACGAAGGGAAAATGTGCTGGTGATCCGCACAGAAAACGGACGCAGAACAATGAACCGCCTTAACCTGAATAAAGTTGAATCGATGGATTCGCCTTACTTCAATCTTAAACAAAATGATATTGTTTATGTAGAGCCCGACAAATCAAAGGCAGTTGAGTATAGCCAAAGTACACGCTTAGCACCAATAGTAGTAGCCTCAATTTCGGCATTAGCTGTATTGGCGGCAGTACTTTTAAGAAGATAA
- the glmS gene encoding glutamine--fructose-6-phosphate transaminase (isomerizing), with product MCGIVGYIGSRDAWPVVLNGLKRLEYRGYDSAGIAIINNVGFSVYKKTGKVACLEEHTADKDKSGHVAIGHTRWATHGAPSDANSHPHSSNDNRLHIIHNGIIENYLILKEELLARGHTFKSETDTEILIHLIEEIQNIEQTDLLEAVRLALNTVIGAYAIVVLDRENPDQLIAARKGSPLVIGVGNGEYFIASDATPIIEYTKNVVYLKDNEIVQVKPSGLLIKKLDNVVQTPLIQELELKLESLEKGGFEHFMMKEIFEQPRSIRDCMRGRIFPLEGKVELGGIKQYTDKLKNAERIIIIACGTSWHAGLTGEYLIEEYGRIKVEVEYASEFRYRNPIITDKDIVMAVSQSGETADTLAAIEIAKERGATILGVCNVVGASIPRVTDAGVYTHAGPEIGVASTKAFTAQVTVLTLIALYIAQHKGTLTPGKLTNLLTELDTIPDKIQTLLQDNELIEDIASKIKNAPNCLFLGRGFGFPVALEGALKLKEISYIHAEGYPAAEMKHGPIALIDEQMPVIFIATKNSSYEKVISNIQEVKARKGIVIAIVTRGDVKVKNMADYCIEIPDADEAFLPLLATIPLQLLAYHIAVKRGCNVDQPRNLAKSVTVE from the coding sequence ATGTGCGGAATTGTTGGTTACATCGGATCAAGAGATGCGTGGCCCGTTGTGTTAAACGGCCTCAAACGATTAGAATATCGTGGTTATGATAGCGCCGGTATTGCTATTATAAATAATGTAGGCTTCAGTGTATATAAAAAAACCGGAAAAGTGGCGTGTCTTGAGGAGCACACAGCCGATAAAGACAAAAGCGGGCATGTTGCCATAGGCCATACCAGGTGGGCCACACACGGCGCCCCGTCTGATGCAAATTCGCATCCGCATAGCTCAAACGATAACCGCCTGCACATTATCCATAACGGGATCATCGAAAATTACCTGATCCTTAAAGAAGAATTGCTTGCCCGGGGGCACACCTTTAAAAGTGAAACGGATACTGAAATCCTGATCCACTTAATTGAGGAAATTCAAAATATCGAACAAACAGATTTATTGGAAGCTGTCCGCTTAGCTTTAAATACCGTGATAGGTGCTTACGCCATTGTTGTCCTGGACAGGGAAAATCCTGATCAACTGATTGCCGCCCGAAAAGGCAGTCCACTGGTTATTGGTGTTGGCAATGGCGAATATTTTATTGCATCAGACGCCACCCCTATTATCGAATACACAAAAAACGTAGTGTATTTAAAGGATAACGAAATAGTACAGGTAAAACCAAGCGGGCTTTTAATAAAGAAGCTTGACAATGTTGTGCAAACCCCATTGATCCAGGAACTGGAATTAAAGCTTGAATCGTTAGAAAAAGGCGGCTTTGAGCACTTCATGATGAAGGAAATCTTTGAGCAGCCGCGATCAATAAGAGATTGTATGCGCGGCCGCATCTTCCCGCTTGAAGGTAAGGTTGAGTTAGGAGGCATTAAACAATATACCGATAAGCTTAAAAATGCCGAGCGGATAATTATTATTGCCTGCGGCACCTCGTGGCATGCCGGCTTAACAGGCGAATACCTTATTGAAGAATACGGGCGCATTAAGGTAGAGGTTGAATATGCTTCCGAATTCAGGTACCGCAACCCCATAATTACCGACAAGGATATTGTAATGGCGGTATCTCAATCGGGCGAAACTGCCGACACATTAGCCGCCATTGAGATAGCTAAAGAACGGGGTGCAACCATCCTGGGTGTCTGTAATGTTGTTGGCGCGTCGATTCCGCGCGTAACCGATGCAGGGGTTTACACCCATGCCGGGCCGGAGATAGGTGTGGCTTCAACAAAGGCCTTTACAGCACAGGTTACTGTTTTAACTTTAATTGCTTTATATATCGCACAGCACAAAGGTACTTTAACGCCAGGCAAGCTCACCAATTTGTTAACGGAGCTTGATACGATACCCGATAAAATACAAACGCTGCTGCAGGATAATGAATTAATTGAAGACATTGCTTCCAAAATAAAGAATGCACCTAACTGCTTGTTCCTGGGCCGGGGCTTTGGCTTTCCGGTGGCTTTGGAGGGAGCTTTAAAATTGAAGGAGATCTCCTATATCCACGCCGAAGGTTACCCCGCTGCCGAAATGAAGCATGGGCCCATTGCGTTAATTGATGAGCAGATGCCGGTGATTTTCATCGCCACAAAAAACTCGTCGTACGAAAAGGTGATTAGCAACATACAGGAGGTTAAGGCCCGGAAAGGAATAGTAATAGCAATTGTTACCAGGGGCGATGTTAAAGTAAAAAACATGGCCGATTATTGCATTGAAATCCCCGATGCAGATGAAGCCTTTTTACCGCTGCTCGCCACTATCCCACTACAACTTCTCGCCTATCATATAGCTGTAAAACGGGGCTGTAATGTTGATCAGCCCCGTAACCTGGCCAAATCAGTTACGGTTGAATAA